DNA from Vulpes vulpes isolate BD-2025 chromosome 9, VulVul3, whole genome shotgun sequence:
ATGTTCAGTGTGCCCCAGAGAGTGTAGGTGGTTGGGGGAGGTCTGTAATGTGAAGGCAGACAAGTAGGAAGGGCAAGAGCATGCAAGACCATTGTGTCCACTTGAGGAGTTTGTTCTAAGGGCCATGGGGAcccctaaatgttttttttaagattttatttatttattcatgatagagagagagagaaggagaggcagagacacaggcagagggagaagcaggctccatgcagggagcccaacgcaggactcgggctccctgcatggagcctccaggatcacgcactaggccaaaggcaggcgctaaaccgctgagccaccaagggatcccccctaaatgttttataaatgcatAGAAGAAAGATCATTATATGAACATAGTCAAGAATGTTTCCTGGTGGGGCTTCCTGTGAATAGTGTTCTAATGACATATAGTACATGTCTTTTTGTAGATTAATACTTATGTGTTATGTTGGGACTGTAGTTAGCTGTGTAAATACCAACTCATAGGGAATACCTATGTTCAGCTTGAATAAatacctccacacagttttccaaagtgtttgtacCAAGAGGTACATTTTAGTCATAATCAGCATGGTCAGACTCCTGTTTGTAGAGACCTGCCCGCCCCGCAGTCTGGTGAGGGATGCAGGCTGCTGAGAGCAGGTAAGGTGGGCAGATGCAGGAAGAGATGGGAGAGGTGTTGGGGCACCCTGGATGGCATACTGAGGTTGACTTCAGAGAATGAACAGAATTCTCTGAATTCTGAATGAACAGTGTTGTTGACtggacagagggagacaggaagTGAGCTGTGTCTACTTCTAACTCTCAAAACACCAAATGAATGAGTTCTTTCCAAAGCAATGACCAAATCTCCAGCTACCCAGACACCACCTTGGTGTCTTATAATTCTGTTCAATACTGACACTACCTCGAGATGCCAGTCACAAGTATTGGGTGCCCAGGGTACCTGCACTTCTGTCTGAAATGGATACAAATGTGAGGATTTCCAAATTCCCCCTTTCAGTTTGGATACTTGACTACAATGAGTTATAGAAATCAGGAAAATGCCACACTCACTCTCTCAGGTTTATTATGAAAGAcacaactcaggaacagccaaaaAAGAGATGTATCCTGCAAGGTATAGAAGAAGGAGTGAGGAATCTCCATGCCCTCTCTGGACTTGCCACCCTCCTAGTACCTTCATGGGTTCATCAACTGCTAAGATCTCTGAATTCCATCATTTGGGAAGTTTTTATGGAGGTTAATACATGGAcatgattgattaaataattGATCATCACTACTAGAGTATCAGTCTGTAACCCCTCTCTCGCCCCTGATGGTTCCAAGTCTCTAATCACTGCTTGGTAGCTCTGGTGAGTGGCCTCATTCCTAAAATTATCCTGCGCTACCAGCCACCACCCAATTCACCAGCAAACAAAAGCCACTATATAAAACATACTGAAAgggattttaggggaaaggaaagaaaatgggtgggaaaaattagagaaaaaaattagagacaaacatgagagactcctaattctgggaaatgaacaaggggtggtggatggggaggtgggcggagaGATGGAGTGACAgcatgacaggcactgaggggggcacttacgagatgagcactgggttttaaactatatgttggcaaatcaaatatatatatatatatatatatatatatatatatatatatatataactgaccACAAGGAGGGGTGGGGCTGGCTAATTGGCCAGAAGACACTGAACACTTCCATTGACCAAAAGACACCACTCTCTGAGACCCAGCTCTAAACTGCCCTTattgaatataaacaatagtgaaagggaatataagggaagggagaagaaatgtgtgggaaatatcaggaagggagacagaacataaagactcctaactctgggaaacgaactaggggtggtggaaggggaggagggcgtggtgtggggtgaatgggtgacgagcactgaggggggcacttgatgggatgagcactaggttttattctgtatgttggtaaattgaacaccaataaaaaataaatttatttaaaaaaataaaataaaaataaactgcccTTATTGTGAGATGCCTCCACCTGCTTTGACCCCAAGACAAGGCCCTGGATTCTCACTCTGGGATGCTCAGCTCCTGTGTTCCTCTGACCCTGTCTTGACCCAAGGGGGACTAATCTAGCATCTAATCAATTCAGTCCTGTCTCCACCAAGACTGGGAGTCCCTAGTCCCTAGTCCtctgggcagagagagacagcagggagcCTTGGTTGTGTTGGAGTGTTGGAGGTAGGTGTACAGGCATCAGGTCCCTGTAGGCCTTGTGATGATCCTTCTGGCCTCTCCAGACCCTGAGGGCAGCCCTTGCAGGTTGgtgtcccagggagcccctgGGGAGCAGCCTGCTGGGAAGCTACCGCCAGGTTAAAGCACACAGCATCAGTTCCAGGAGCCCTGAGGTCtggccccacacctgcccctgtGTGCTGCTGACAGCATCAGGCAGGAGAGCTTCTTGTGTTCTTCCCTGCTGGctgcttcctggaagaggcagcCCAGGCTGAGGGGTACCAGGAGGAACAGGGTAGGTTGTAATCTTTGACAGTTGTGGAGAGCAAAGCCAAGAGAGGATGGGGACAGGTCCTGGGAGAAGAATCATAGGACAGGCTTTCAGCCTCGGGCAATTGTTGGGAGTCTTTTCAGGTTGTTCTTGGATTCTTCACCCAGCCTAGTGTCCTTACTGCTTCTAAatcagcactgggtattatgctgagtgaagtaagtcaatcagagaaggacaaacattatatgttctcattcatttggggaatataaataatagtgaaagggaatataagggaagggagaagaagtgtgtaagaaatatcagaaaaggagacagaacataaagactcctaactgggaaatgaactaggggtggtggaaggggaggagggcggggggtgggggtgaatgggtgacgggcactgagggaggcacttgatgggatgatcactcggtgttattctgtatgttggtaaattgaacaccaataaaaaataaatttattaaaaaataaaataaaataaaataaaataaaataaaaataaaatgttaaatgaccaaaaaataaaaaaataaaaaaataaatcagcattCTTGTTTGGGGCTGAATCTGCCCTCTCCCTCCTAAAATGTTTCTATATGCCTGGAGGAACTTTTGGTTGTGACAGGTTTTGGAGAGGGAAGAAAtgctcctggcatctagtgggttGAGGTCTGGGTGGCTGCTAAAAGTTGTCCAATCTGGCATTCTTGTGGTGCATTTGTCCCAATTGGTGAACAAATATTGATTCGTTATTATTAACTTGGCTCACAGGTTACATTAGTGTTCACTCTCTTTGTTGCgcattctatgagttttgacagatgTAGAGTGACATGTATGCGCGATTACAATATCATCCAGAATAGTTTCAGGTGCTGTATTTTTCATGTGCCTAAGTAGAATTATGCTACAGTGTTCATGTGCTTTTGCTTCATTCACTCAAGATCGTTTTACAGGTTTATTTATGCTGCTGTGGGTGCATTGAACTGCTGCCTAGGGCTCCAGGGTTTGCTCCAGCCCATGTGACCTACTATCTTCCCAGTTATGGTGCCCACGCAGGCTTGTCCATTTCTCCACTACAGGCAAATTAACGGAACCATCCTCTGATAGGTCCCTTGTGACAGATGTGAGCAATGGAGATAGATACTGGAGCCCTGTGCTGGCGCACTTAGCAGATGAACTGTTAATTTTCCCCACCTGGCTCTCACAGGCAGTGCACAAATATTGCTTTCTCCCCAGATCCTGATCAGCGCTGGGCATTTTCTAATTTGGGGCATTGAAGGTCTACACTGAATTCCCACTgcatttcccttcctttctctcattcctttcctccctctctttttttctttttcttctttttctttttaataaatttattttttattggtgttcaatttgtcaacgtacagaataacacccagtgctcatgctgtcaagtacccccctcagtgcccgccacccagtcacccccacccccccgccctcctccccttccaccacccctagttcatttcccagagttaggagtctttatgttctgtctccctttctgatatttcctacccatttcttctctcttcccctctattccctttcactattatttatattccccaaatgaatgagaccatataatgtttgtccttctccaattgacttatttcactcagcataataccctccagttccatccacgtcgaagcaaatggtggatatttgtcatttctaatggctgagtaatattccattgtatacataaaccacatcttctttatccattcatcttcgaTGGACACGAGGCTCCTTGTCAATgtaacccagggcaatttacacgtttaacgcaatccctattaaaataccatggacttccttcagagagttggaacaaattattttaagatttgtgtggcatcagaaaagaccctgaatagccaggggaattttaacaaagaaaaccatagctgagggcatcacaatgccagatttcaggttgtactgcaaagttgtggtcatcaagacagtgtggtactggcacaaaaacagacacatagatcaatggaacagaatagagaacccagaagtggaccctcaactttatggtcaaccaatattcgataaaggaggaaagactatccactggaagaaagacagtctcttcaataaatggtgctgggaaaattggacatccacatgcagaagaatgaaactagaccattctcttgcaccagacacaaagataaactcaaaatggatgagagatctaaatgtgagacaagattccaccaaaatcctagaggagaacacaggcaacaccctttttgaactcggccacagtaacttcttgcaagatatatccatgaaggcaaaagaaacaaaagcaaaaatgaactgttggaacttcatcaagataagaagattttgcatagcaaaggatacagtcaacaaaactaaaaaacaacctacagaatgggagaagatatttgcaaatgacatatcagataaagggctagtttccaagatctataaagaacttattaaactcaacaggaaagaaacaaacatccaatcatgaaatgggcaaaagtcttgaacagaaatgtcacagaggaagacatagacatggccaacaagcacatgagaaaatgctctgcatcacttgccatcagggaaatacaaatcaaaaccacaatgagataccacctcacaccagtgagaatggggaaaattaacaaggcaggaaaccacaaatgttggagaggatgcggagaaaagggaaccctcttgcactgttggtgggaatgtgaactggcgcagccactctggaaaactgtgtggaggttcctcaaagagttaaaaatagacctgccctatgacccagcaattgcacttttttttctttatactgtgttttcttttgcctGTGCTACACCCTCTGTGAGTTCTCTGCTCATACATTTGCTCGTTTCTGTATTGAGCTTCCTACTTGTAGAGGTAACTGGCTTCTTCTACATCACATTCCCTGGTCAATTGTGGACCATTAAAATGATCTTCCCCACCTTTCCATCTCCTGTTAACTGGATCCAGGATATCTTTTGTTGAACAAAAACTCTTCGTGTTGGTGTTTTTGTTCCTTCACAATCAACCAGTGTTTGTGCTTCTTAAGTTTAAGATGTCGTCTCCACTCCTAGGTCATCAAAATGATTCTCCTACACCTTCTCCTATTAACTTCTCAATCctatttcaaattcattcttgAATCCTGGAATCTCTGTTTGCGTGTGGTCTTAGGCAGAAGTTCAGATTGACTTTGCTTCATGAAAGGACCAGTTTTCCCACCACAAACTCCTAGACAGTCAACCTTTCCCCTTTGATCTGTGCTCCCACCTTTATCACATGTTAAACTGTGAATCATGCAGGGGTATTTTCTGAGGTATCCAATCAATTTGATCAGTGTCTTTGTCTTTTCCAGGGTCACAGTTAAAGATGACTCTGATGTGTATTATACACATTATGTCTATAATAGGTCTGCATGCGTACCATTACCATATCATTTCTTTCGTATTGATTCCATTTTTAGAGGAGTAGTATAGTTTTGCACTGACCTTATTTTTCTGAAGGACAAGCATAAGAAGGGCACGTGATGACACtcggtgttatactatatgtggcatattgaaatttaatttaaaaataaataaacaagaaaaaaaggaatttaaggaAACTTTTATGAAATGTACAGTTGATTCCCTGAAACGATAAATGTAGTTGACTGATGATATAATTTGAGGAAGAAGTGTCATCATTACCATATTTACTGATGCCATCTGAGAGTATAGATTATTCTCCATGTATTCAAATCCACTTATATTTTTAGTAATGGTTAAAATTTCTGAATCTGTAGGTATTGCATGTGATTGAATCCTAGATGTTTTATAACAGAGGCTTCCAAAGTGTGATGGACAACTCTAGGGCCACAGAGACCCTTTCTGGGGACCATCAACTCTTCAGTTTTCCAATGAAGGTGAGGATATATTCCTCAAATGCTTAGAGGAAAACCACAAATTGCCACAGGGTGAATGAAGGAGTAGACAAACTCTGTCTTGGGTCCCACCCAGTCAGCTTGACTGTATCCAAAACTGAACATTTTTACAGAATCTCAGGGTTAATTTCTAAGATGGTAAACATGGGGAGTGAATAATGCACCCATACAAAAGTCCATTAGAGGCTCAAATTTTCTTGAGTACAAAGAAATCGCCGGACCAAGTGCTTGAGAGTTGTTTCTTTCTACTTGGTGTCACTGTTAGGAATGGTATCTTACTTTatacttaaaattcaaattctgaatGATTACTACTGTTGTAATTCTATGAGAAATAACCGGTTTTTGGAAGTGGATCTAATATTTGCAGCTCTGTGCTCTCTTTTGCTGTGATATGTtatgtctttattcttttccttttctggatgGATGAGCAGATCTCTTCGCTTCCAATGGTTAcataccttctttcttttttctttccatatagcACTGCTCACAGCTTTCAGTTCCATGCTAAAGAACAGCAGAAACAGTGAGTACCCTGGTGATTCACCCAGTCCTAACACAACGCATCTAATATTTACCCATTTCACATATTTCCTATTGTTCAAACACAATATTGTTATATAGATTATGATCTTTCTGCTGGTCCCCTCATTCCCTCTGTGATCTCAGCAGATGCAGCATCCGTGGCTGGCCAGAACTATAGCATGCTGTCTGAATTCATCCTCGTGGGCTTCTCCACCTTCCCACAGCAtctcctgcctgccttctttctgttctaCTTGCTGATGTACCTGTTCACGCTGTTGGGGAACCTGCTCATCATGGCTACTATCTGGAGTGAGCGCAGCCTGCACACGCCCATGTACCTCTTCCTGTGTGCCCTGTCCACCTCTGAGATTCTGTTCACTGTTGCCGTCACCCCCCGCATGCTGGTTGACATGCTCTCCAGCCACCGCTCCATCACCTTTGTGGCTTGTGCCACCCAGATGTTCTTCTCCTTCACGTTTGGCTTCACCCATTCCTTCTTGCTCATGATCATGGgttatgaccgctatgtggccatctgccaccCCCTGCGCTACTACATGCTCATGAGCATCCGCACCTGTGCCCGTCTGGTGTCCTGGACCTgggctggtggctcagtcatggGGATGATGGTGACTGTGATAGTTTTTCACCTCACCTTCTGTGGGTCTAATGTGATCCACCATTTTGTCTGCCATGTGTTTTCCCTCTTAAAGTTGGCTTGTGGGAATGAGAATTCATCTGTCACCTTGGGTGTGATCCTCATGTGTGTCTCAGCTCTGATGGGCTGTTTATTCCTCATCATCCTCTCCTACATCTTCATTGTGGCCGCCATATTGAGGATCCCCTCTGTTGAGGGAAGGCACAAGACCTTTTCAACCTGTGTGTCCCACCTCACTATTGTTATTGTGCACTACAGTTTTGCCTCCATTATCTACCTCAAGCCCAAGGGCTCTCATTCTGTGGACAGTAACACTCTGATGGCCACCACCTATACAGTCTTCACCCCGTTTCTCAGCCCAATCATTTTTAGCCTCAGGAATAAGGAGCTCAAAAATGCCATAAAGAAAAGCTTCCAGAGAAAATTCAGTCCCCTAAACTCCTGATGGCCAGTTTGGTGGTGAGGAATATGATAGAATGGCTGGTGATAATAAAGTCTATTCCCAAGGACTTTGAAAATATAGGTATTGTTGGATGCATCCAGGTGTTGGGGATATGctaggtatttgtttttctccaatttgttttcctctctcttg
Protein-coding regions in this window:
- the LOC112913190 gene encoding olfactory receptor 10H3-like, with translation MLSEFILVGFSTFPQHLLPAFFLFYLLMYLFTLLGNLLIMATIWSERSLHTPMYLFLCALSTSEILFTVAVTPRMLVDMLSSHRSITFVACATQMFFSFTFGFTHSFLLMIMGYDRYVAICHPLRYYMLMSIRTCARLVSWTWAGGSVMGMMVTVIVFHLTFCGSNVIHHFVCHVFSLLKLACGNENSSVTLGVILMCVSALMGCLFLIILSYIFIVAAILRIPSVEGRHKTFSTCVSHLTIVIVHYSFASIIYLKPKGSHSVDSNTLMATTYTVFTPFLSPIIFSLRNKELKNAIKKSFQRKFSPLNS